The Callithrix jacchus isolate 240 chromosome 20, calJac240_pri, whole genome shotgun sequence genome has a window encoding:
- the MTSS2 gene encoding protein MTSS 2 isoform X5, giving the protein METAEKECGALGGLFQAIVNDMKSSYPIWEDFNSKATKLHSQLRTTVLAAVAFLDAFQKVADMATNTRGGEGHGWRLGVPQGGPGGWKGRVEDGPERRCQAQDLEFRSLMEWAGRGKNEPLITRGMQAGVGATRDIGSALTRMCMRHRSIETKLRQFTNALLESLINPLQERIEDWKKAANQLDKDHAKEYKRARHEIKKKSSDTLKLQKKARKGKGDLQPQLDSALQDVNDMYLLLEETEKQAVRRALIEERGRFCTFITFLQPVVNGELTMLGEITHLQGIIDDLVVLTSEPHKLPPASEQVIKDLKGSDYSWSYQTPPSSPSSSSSRKSSMCSAPSSSSSAKGGGAPWPGGAQTYSPSSTCRYRSLAQPATTTTRLSSVSSHDSGFVSQDATYSKPPSPMPSDITSQDWSKVGSHEQPSGATLQRRKDRVELLRDTEPGPASGGTLGPSGEEAPRPRMSPATIAAKHGEEVSPAASDLAMVLTRGLSLEHQKSSRDSLQYSSGYSTQTTTPSCSEDTIPSQGSDYDCYSVNGDADSEGPTEFDKSSTIPRNSNIAQNYRRLIQTKRPASTAGLPTATGLPSGAPPGVATIRRTPSTKPTVRRALSSTGPIPIRPPIVPVKTPTVPDSPGYVGPTRAGSEECVFYTDEAASPLAPDLAKASPKRLSLPNTAWGSPSAEAAGYPGAGAEDEQQQLAANRHSLVEKLGELVAGAHALGEGQFPFPTALSATPTEETPTPPPAATSDPPAEDMLVAIRRGVRLRRTVTNDRSAPRIL; this is encoded by the exons ATGGAGACGGCGGAGAAGGAATGCGGTGCCCTGGGCGGGCTCTTCCAGGCCATCGTGAACGACATGAAG AGCTCCTACCCCATCTGGGAGGACTTCAACTCCAAGGCCACGAAGCTGCATTCCCAGCTGAG GACCACCGTGCTGGCTGCTGTGGCCTTCCTGGATGCCTTCCAGAAAGTGGCTGACATGGCTACCAACACCCGAGGTGGGGAGGGGCATGGCTGGAGGTTGGGGGTGCCCCAGGGTgggcctggaggctggaaagGCAGAGTAGAGGATGGGCCAGAGAGAAGATGCCAAGCCCAGGACCTTGAGTTCCGTTCCTTAATGGAATGGGCTGGTCGTGGAAAGAATGAGCCCCTCATCACAAGAGGCATGCAAGCAGGAGTAG GGGCCACGCGGGACATCGGCTCGGCGCTCACGCGCATGTGCATGCGCCACCGCAGCATTGAGACCAAGCTGCGGCAGTTCACCAA CGCGCTGCTGGAAAGCCTCATCAACCCACTGCAGGAGCGCATCGAGGACTGGAAGAAGGCGGCCAACCAGCTGGATAAGGACCACGCGAAAG AGTACAAACGAGCCCGGCATGAGATCAAGAAGAAGTCGTCCGACACACTCAAGCTACAAAAGAAGGCGCGCAAAG gGAAAGGagacctgcagccccagctggaCAGTGCCCTACAAGACGTCAACGACATGTACCTGCTGCTGGAGGAGACGGAGAAGCAGGCTGTGCGCCGGGCGCTGATCGAGGAGCGGGGCCGCTTCTGCACCTTCATCACCTTCCTGCAGCCCGTGGTG AACGGAGAGCTGACCATGCTGGGAGAGATCACCCACCTGCAGGGCATCATCGATGACTTGGTGGTGCTGACCTCGGAACCCCACAAGCTGCCTCCCGCCAGTGAGCAG GTAATCAAAGACCTAAAAGGCTCGGACTACAGCTGGTCCTACCAGACCCCACCCTCCTCACCCAGCAGCTCCAGCTCCCGAAAGTCCAGCATGTGCAG TGCCCCCAGCAGCAGTAGCAGTGCCAAGGGTGGCGGAGCCCCATGGCCTGGGGGTGCCCAAACATACTCACCCAGTTCCACCTGTCGCTACCGCAGCCTGGCGCAGCCAGCCACTACCACCACTCGCCTCTCCAGCGTCTCCTCCCATGACTCTGGCTTCGTCTCCCAGGACGCCACCTACTCCAAGCCCCCCTCGCCTATGCCTTCAGACATCACCAGCCAG GACTGGTCCAAGGTTGGCTCCCATGAGCAGCCCTCGGGTGCCACTCTGCAGCGGAGGAAGGACCGAGTGGAGCTCCTGCGAGACACAGAGCCAGGTCCTGCCAGTGGGGGCACCCTGGGCCCCAGTGGGGAAGAAGCACCTCGACCCCGGATGTCCCCTGCCACCATCGCAGCCAAG CATGGCGAGGAGGTGTCCCCCGCAGCCAGTGACCTAGCAATGGTGCTGACACGCGGCCTGAGCCTGGAGCACCAGAAGAGCAGCCGGGACTCCCTGCAGTACTCCAGCGGCTACAGCACACAGACCACCACGCCCTCCTGCTCTGAGGACACCATCCCCTCCCAAG GCTCCGACTACGACTGCTACTCCGTGAACGGGGACGCGGACAGCGAGGGCCCGACAGAGTTCGACAAGTCGTCCACCATCCCGCGCAACAGCAACATCGCCCAGAACTACCGCCGCCTCATCCAGACCAAGCGCCCGGCCTCCACCGCGGGGCTGCCCACAGCCACCGGCCTGCCCTCGGGCGCACCCCCCGGCGTGGCCACCATCCGCCGCACGCCCTCCACCAAACCCACCGTGCGCCGCGCCCTGTCCAGCACTGGCCCCATCCCCATCCGGCCGCCCATCGTCCCTGTGAAGACGCCCACGGTGCCTGACTCACCTGGCTACGTGGGGCCCACGCGAGCGGGAAGCGAGGAGTGTGTCTTCTACACCGACGAGGCCGCCTCACCCCTGGCTCCGGACCTCGCCAAGGCCTCTCCGAAGAGGCTCAGCCTGCCCAACACAGCCTGGGGCAGCCCGTCCGCAGAGGCAGCCGGGTACCCCGGGGCTGGGGCCGAGGACGAGCAGCAGCAGCTGGCGGCCAACAGGCACAGCCTGGTGGAGAAGCTGGGGGAGCTGGTGGCGGGCGCCCACGCACTGGGCGAGGGCCAGTTCCCCTTCCCCACTGCCCTGTCGGCCACCCCCACGGAGGAGACGCCGACCCCGCCTCCTGCCGCCACCAGCGACCCCCCAGCCGAAGACATGCTCGTGGCTATCCGGCGTGGGGTCCGGCTCCGCAGGACCGTCACCAACGACAGGTCGGCGCCCCGCATCTTATGA
- the MTSS2 gene encoding protein MTSS 2 isoform X15: METAEKECGALGGLFQAIVNDMKSSYPIWEDFNSKATKLHSQLRTTVLAAVAFLDAFQKVADMATNTRGATRDIGSALTRMCMRHRSIETKLRQFTNALLESLINPLQERIEDWKKAANQLDKDHAKEYKRARHEIKKKSSDTLKLQKKARKGKGDLQPQLDSALQDVNDMYLLLEETEKQAVRRALIEERGRFCTFITFLQPVVNGELTMLGEITHLQGIIDDLVVLTSEPHKLPPASEQVIKDLKGSDYSWSYQTPPSSPSSSSSRKSSMCSLAQPATTTTRLSSVSSHDSGFVSQDATYSKPPSPMPSDITSQDWSKVGSHEQPSGATLQRRKDRVELLRDTEPGPASGGTLGPSGEEAPRPRMSPATIAAKHGEEVSPAASDLAMVLTRGLSLEHQKSSRDSLQYSSGYSTQTTTPSCSEDTIPSQGSDYDCYSVNGDADSEGPTEFDKSSTIPRNSNIAQNYRRLIQTKRPASTAGLPTATGLPSGAPPGVATIRRTPSTKPTVRRALSSTGPIPIRPPIVPVKTPTVPDSPGYVGPTRAGSEECVFYTDEAASPLAPDLAKASPKRLSLPNTAWGSPSAEAAGYPGAGAEDEQQQLAANRHSLVEKLGELVAGAHALGEGQFPFPTALSATPTEETPTPPPAATSDPPAEDMLVAIRRGVRLRRTVTNDRSAPRIL; encoded by the exons ATGGAGACGGCGGAGAAGGAATGCGGTGCCCTGGGCGGGCTCTTCCAGGCCATCGTGAACGACATGAAG AGCTCCTACCCCATCTGGGAGGACTTCAACTCCAAGGCCACGAAGCTGCATTCCCAGCTGAG GACCACCGTGCTGGCTGCTGTGGCCTTCCTGGATGCCTTCCAGAAAGTGGCTGACATGGCTACCAACACCCGAG GGGCCACGCGGGACATCGGCTCGGCGCTCACGCGCATGTGCATGCGCCACCGCAGCATTGAGACCAAGCTGCGGCAGTTCACCAA CGCGCTGCTGGAAAGCCTCATCAACCCACTGCAGGAGCGCATCGAGGACTGGAAGAAGGCGGCCAACCAGCTGGATAAGGACCACGCGAAAG AGTACAAACGAGCCCGGCATGAGATCAAGAAGAAGTCGTCCGACACACTCAAGCTACAAAAGAAGGCGCGCAAAG gGAAAGGagacctgcagccccagctggaCAGTGCCCTACAAGACGTCAACGACATGTACCTGCTGCTGGAGGAGACGGAGAAGCAGGCTGTGCGCCGGGCGCTGATCGAGGAGCGGGGCCGCTTCTGCACCTTCATCACCTTCCTGCAGCCCGTGGTG AACGGAGAGCTGACCATGCTGGGAGAGATCACCCACCTGCAGGGCATCATCGATGACTTGGTGGTGCTGACCTCGGAACCCCACAAGCTGCCTCCCGCCAGTGAGCAG GTAATCAAAGACCTAAAAGGCTCGGACTACAGCTGGTCCTACCAGACCCCACCCTCCTCACCCAGCAGCTCCAGCTCCCGAAAGTCCAGCATGTGCAG CCTGGCGCAGCCAGCCACTACCACCACTCGCCTCTCCAGCGTCTCCTCCCATGACTCTGGCTTCGTCTCCCAGGACGCCACCTACTCCAAGCCCCCCTCGCCTATGCCTTCAGACATCACCAGCCAG GACTGGTCCAAGGTTGGCTCCCATGAGCAGCCCTCGGGTGCCACTCTGCAGCGGAGGAAGGACCGAGTGGAGCTCCTGCGAGACACAGAGCCAGGTCCTGCCAGTGGGGGCACCCTGGGCCCCAGTGGGGAAGAAGCACCTCGACCCCGGATGTCCCCTGCCACCATCGCAGCCAAG CATGGCGAGGAGGTGTCCCCCGCAGCCAGTGACCTAGCAATGGTGCTGACACGCGGCCTGAGCCTGGAGCACCAGAAGAGCAGCCGGGACTCCCTGCAGTACTCCAGCGGCTACAGCACACAGACCACCACGCCCTCCTGCTCTGAGGACACCATCCCCTCCCAAG GCTCCGACTACGACTGCTACTCCGTGAACGGGGACGCGGACAGCGAGGGCCCGACAGAGTTCGACAAGTCGTCCACCATCCCGCGCAACAGCAACATCGCCCAGAACTACCGCCGCCTCATCCAGACCAAGCGCCCGGCCTCCACCGCGGGGCTGCCCACAGCCACCGGCCTGCCCTCGGGCGCACCCCCCGGCGTGGCCACCATCCGCCGCACGCCCTCCACCAAACCCACCGTGCGCCGCGCCCTGTCCAGCACTGGCCCCATCCCCATCCGGCCGCCCATCGTCCCTGTGAAGACGCCCACGGTGCCTGACTCACCTGGCTACGTGGGGCCCACGCGAGCGGGAAGCGAGGAGTGTGTCTTCTACACCGACGAGGCCGCCTCACCCCTGGCTCCGGACCTCGCCAAGGCCTCTCCGAAGAGGCTCAGCCTGCCCAACACAGCCTGGGGCAGCCCGTCCGCAGAGGCAGCCGGGTACCCCGGGGCTGGGGCCGAGGACGAGCAGCAGCAGCTGGCGGCCAACAGGCACAGCCTGGTGGAGAAGCTGGGGGAGCTGGTGGCGGGCGCCCACGCACTGGGCGAGGGCCAGTTCCCCTTCCCCACTGCCCTGTCGGCCACCCCCACGGAGGAGACGCCGACCCCGCCTCCTGCCGCCACCAGCGACCCCCCAGCCGAAGACATGCTCGTGGCTATCCGGCGTGGGGTCCGGCTCCGCAGGACCGTCACCAACGACAGGTCGGCGCCCCGCATCTTATGA
- the MTSS2 gene encoding protein MTSS 2 isoform X13, whose protein sequence is METAEKECGALGGLFQAIVNDMKSSYPIWEDFNSKATKLHSQLRTTVLAAVAFLDAFQKVADMATNTRGATRDIGSALTRMCMRHRSIETKLRQFTNALLESLINPLQERIEDWKKAANQLDKDHAKEYKRARHEIKKKSSDTLKLQKKARKGKGDLQPQLDSALQDVNDMYLLLEETEKQAVRRALIEERGRFCTFITFLQPVVNGELTMLGEITHLQGIIDDLVVLTSEPHKLPPASEQVIKDLKGSDYSWSYQTPPSSPSSSSSRKSSMCSLAQPATTTTRLSSVSSHDSGFVSQDATYSKPPSPMPSDITSQKSSSSASSEASETCQSVSECSSPTSDWSKVGSHEQPSGATLQRRKDRVELLRDTEPGPASGGTLGPSGEEAPRPRMSPATIAAKHGEEVSPAASDLAMVLTRGLSLEHQKSSRDSLQYSSGYSTQTTTPSCSEDTIPSQGSDYDCYSVNGDADSEGPTEFDKSSTIPRNSNIAQNYRRLIQTKRPASTAGLPTATGLPSGAPPGVATIRRTPSTKPTVRRALSSTGPIPIRPPIVPVKTPTVPDSPGYVGPTRAGSEECVFYTDEAASPLAPDLAKASPKRLSLPNTAWGSPSAEAAGYPGAGAEDEQQQLAANRHSLVEKLGELVAGAHALGEGQFPFPTALSATPTEETPTPPPAATSDPPAEDMLVAIRRGVRLRRTVTNDRSAPRIL, encoded by the exons ATGGAGACGGCGGAGAAGGAATGCGGTGCCCTGGGCGGGCTCTTCCAGGCCATCGTGAACGACATGAAG AGCTCCTACCCCATCTGGGAGGACTTCAACTCCAAGGCCACGAAGCTGCATTCCCAGCTGAG GACCACCGTGCTGGCTGCTGTGGCCTTCCTGGATGCCTTCCAGAAAGTGGCTGACATGGCTACCAACACCCGAG GGGCCACGCGGGACATCGGCTCGGCGCTCACGCGCATGTGCATGCGCCACCGCAGCATTGAGACCAAGCTGCGGCAGTTCACCAA CGCGCTGCTGGAAAGCCTCATCAACCCACTGCAGGAGCGCATCGAGGACTGGAAGAAGGCGGCCAACCAGCTGGATAAGGACCACGCGAAAG AGTACAAACGAGCCCGGCATGAGATCAAGAAGAAGTCGTCCGACACACTCAAGCTACAAAAGAAGGCGCGCAAAG gGAAAGGagacctgcagccccagctggaCAGTGCCCTACAAGACGTCAACGACATGTACCTGCTGCTGGAGGAGACGGAGAAGCAGGCTGTGCGCCGGGCGCTGATCGAGGAGCGGGGCCGCTTCTGCACCTTCATCACCTTCCTGCAGCCCGTGGTG AACGGAGAGCTGACCATGCTGGGAGAGATCACCCACCTGCAGGGCATCATCGATGACTTGGTGGTGCTGACCTCGGAACCCCACAAGCTGCCTCCCGCCAGTGAGCAG GTAATCAAAGACCTAAAAGGCTCGGACTACAGCTGGTCCTACCAGACCCCACCCTCCTCACCCAGCAGCTCCAGCTCCCGAAAGTCCAGCATGTGCAG CCTGGCGCAGCCAGCCACTACCACCACTCGCCTCTCCAGCGTCTCCTCCCATGACTCTGGCTTCGTCTCCCAGGACGCCACCTACTCCAAGCCCCCCTCGCCTATGCCTTCAGACATCACCAGCCAG AAGTCCTCCAGCTCCGCATCCTCCGAGGCCTCGGAAACCTGCCAGTCTGTTAGCGAGTGCAGCTCCCCCACCTCG GACTGGTCCAAGGTTGGCTCCCATGAGCAGCCCTCGGGTGCCACTCTGCAGCGGAGGAAGGACCGAGTGGAGCTCCTGCGAGACACAGAGCCAGGTCCTGCCAGTGGGGGCACCCTGGGCCCCAGTGGGGAAGAAGCACCTCGACCCCGGATGTCCCCTGCCACCATCGCAGCCAAG CATGGCGAGGAGGTGTCCCCCGCAGCCAGTGACCTAGCAATGGTGCTGACACGCGGCCTGAGCCTGGAGCACCAGAAGAGCAGCCGGGACTCCCTGCAGTACTCCAGCGGCTACAGCACACAGACCACCACGCCCTCCTGCTCTGAGGACACCATCCCCTCCCAAG GCTCCGACTACGACTGCTACTCCGTGAACGGGGACGCGGACAGCGAGGGCCCGACAGAGTTCGACAAGTCGTCCACCATCCCGCGCAACAGCAACATCGCCCAGAACTACCGCCGCCTCATCCAGACCAAGCGCCCGGCCTCCACCGCGGGGCTGCCCACAGCCACCGGCCTGCCCTCGGGCGCACCCCCCGGCGTGGCCACCATCCGCCGCACGCCCTCCACCAAACCCACCGTGCGCCGCGCCCTGTCCAGCACTGGCCCCATCCCCATCCGGCCGCCCATCGTCCCTGTGAAGACGCCCACGGTGCCTGACTCACCTGGCTACGTGGGGCCCACGCGAGCGGGAAGCGAGGAGTGTGTCTTCTACACCGACGAGGCCGCCTCACCCCTGGCTCCGGACCTCGCCAAGGCCTCTCCGAAGAGGCTCAGCCTGCCCAACACAGCCTGGGGCAGCCCGTCCGCAGAGGCAGCCGGGTACCCCGGGGCTGGGGCCGAGGACGAGCAGCAGCAGCTGGCGGCCAACAGGCACAGCCTGGTGGAGAAGCTGGGGGAGCTGGTGGCGGGCGCCCACGCACTGGGCGAGGGCCAGTTCCCCTTCCCCACTGCCCTGTCGGCCACCCCCACGGAGGAGACGCCGACCCCGCCTCCTGCCGCCACCAGCGACCCCCCAGCCGAAGACATGCTCGTGGCTATCCGGCGTGGGGTCCGGCTCCGCAGGACCGTCACCAACGACAGGTCGGCGCCCCGCATCTTATGA
- the MTSS2 gene encoding protein MTSS 2 isoform X12 has translation METAEKECGALGGLFQAIVNDMKSSYPIWEDFNSKATKLHSQLRTTVLAAVAFLDAFQKVADMATNTRGATRDIGSALTRMCMRHRSIETKLRQFTNALLESLINPLQERIEDWKKAANQLDKDHAKEYKRARHEIKKKSSDTLKLQKKARKGKGDLQPQLDSALQDVNDMYLLLEETEKQAVRRALIEERGRFCTFITFLQPVVNGELTMLGEITHLQGIIDDLVVLTSEPHKLPPASEQVIKDLKGSDYSWSYQTPPSSPSSSSSRKSSMCSAPSSSSSAKGGGAPWPGGAQTYSPSSTCRYRSLAQPATTTTRLSSVSSHDSGFVSQDATYSKPPSPMPSDITSQDWSKVGSHEQPSGATLQRRKDRVELLRDTEPGPASGGTLGPSGEEAPRPRMSPATIAAKHGEEVSPAASDLAMVLTRGLSLEHQKSSRDSLQYSSGYSTQTTTPSCSEDTIPSQGSDYDCYSVNGDADSEGPTEFDKSSTIPRNSNIAQNYRRLIQTKRPASTAGLPTATGLPSGAPPGVATIRRTPSTKPTVRRALSSTGPIPIRPPIVPVKTPTVPDSPGYVGPTRAGSEECVFYTDEAASPLAPDLAKASPKRLSLPNTAWGSPSAEAAGYPGAGAEDEQQQLAANRHSLVEKLGELVAGAHALGEGQFPFPTALSATPTEETPTPPPAATSDPPAEDMLVAIRRGVRLRRTVTNDRSAPRIL, from the exons ATGGAGACGGCGGAGAAGGAATGCGGTGCCCTGGGCGGGCTCTTCCAGGCCATCGTGAACGACATGAAG AGCTCCTACCCCATCTGGGAGGACTTCAACTCCAAGGCCACGAAGCTGCATTCCCAGCTGAG GACCACCGTGCTGGCTGCTGTGGCCTTCCTGGATGCCTTCCAGAAAGTGGCTGACATGGCTACCAACACCCGAG GGGCCACGCGGGACATCGGCTCGGCGCTCACGCGCATGTGCATGCGCCACCGCAGCATTGAGACCAAGCTGCGGCAGTTCACCAA CGCGCTGCTGGAAAGCCTCATCAACCCACTGCAGGAGCGCATCGAGGACTGGAAGAAGGCGGCCAACCAGCTGGATAAGGACCACGCGAAAG AGTACAAACGAGCCCGGCATGAGATCAAGAAGAAGTCGTCCGACACACTCAAGCTACAAAAGAAGGCGCGCAAAG gGAAAGGagacctgcagccccagctggaCAGTGCCCTACAAGACGTCAACGACATGTACCTGCTGCTGGAGGAGACGGAGAAGCAGGCTGTGCGCCGGGCGCTGATCGAGGAGCGGGGCCGCTTCTGCACCTTCATCACCTTCCTGCAGCCCGTGGTG AACGGAGAGCTGACCATGCTGGGAGAGATCACCCACCTGCAGGGCATCATCGATGACTTGGTGGTGCTGACCTCGGAACCCCACAAGCTGCCTCCCGCCAGTGAGCAG GTAATCAAAGACCTAAAAGGCTCGGACTACAGCTGGTCCTACCAGACCCCACCCTCCTCACCCAGCAGCTCCAGCTCCCGAAAGTCCAGCATGTGCAG TGCCCCCAGCAGCAGTAGCAGTGCCAAGGGTGGCGGAGCCCCATGGCCTGGGGGTGCCCAAACATACTCACCCAGTTCCACCTGTCGCTACCGCAGCCTGGCGCAGCCAGCCACTACCACCACTCGCCTCTCCAGCGTCTCCTCCCATGACTCTGGCTTCGTCTCCCAGGACGCCACCTACTCCAAGCCCCCCTCGCCTATGCCTTCAGACATCACCAGCCAG GACTGGTCCAAGGTTGGCTCCCATGAGCAGCCCTCGGGTGCCACTCTGCAGCGGAGGAAGGACCGAGTGGAGCTCCTGCGAGACACAGAGCCAGGTCCTGCCAGTGGGGGCACCCTGGGCCCCAGTGGGGAAGAAGCACCTCGACCCCGGATGTCCCCTGCCACCATCGCAGCCAAG CATGGCGAGGAGGTGTCCCCCGCAGCCAGTGACCTAGCAATGGTGCTGACACGCGGCCTGAGCCTGGAGCACCAGAAGAGCAGCCGGGACTCCCTGCAGTACTCCAGCGGCTACAGCACACAGACCACCACGCCCTCCTGCTCTGAGGACACCATCCCCTCCCAAG GCTCCGACTACGACTGCTACTCCGTGAACGGGGACGCGGACAGCGAGGGCCCGACAGAGTTCGACAAGTCGTCCACCATCCCGCGCAACAGCAACATCGCCCAGAACTACCGCCGCCTCATCCAGACCAAGCGCCCGGCCTCCACCGCGGGGCTGCCCACAGCCACCGGCCTGCCCTCGGGCGCACCCCCCGGCGTGGCCACCATCCGCCGCACGCCCTCCACCAAACCCACCGTGCGCCGCGCCCTGTCCAGCACTGGCCCCATCCCCATCCGGCCGCCCATCGTCCCTGTGAAGACGCCCACGGTGCCTGACTCACCTGGCTACGTGGGGCCCACGCGAGCGGGAAGCGAGGAGTGTGTCTTCTACACCGACGAGGCCGCCTCACCCCTGGCTCCGGACCTCGCCAAGGCCTCTCCGAAGAGGCTCAGCCTGCCCAACACAGCCTGGGGCAGCCCGTCCGCAGAGGCAGCCGGGTACCCCGGGGCTGGGGCCGAGGACGAGCAGCAGCAGCTGGCGGCCAACAGGCACAGCCTGGTGGAGAAGCTGGGGGAGCTGGTGGCGGGCGCCCACGCACTGGGCGAGGGCCAGTTCCCCTTCCCCACTGCCCTGTCGGCCACCCCCACGGAGGAGACGCCGACCCCGCCTCCTGCCGCCACCAGCGACCCCCCAGCCGAAGACATGCTCGTGGCTATCCGGCGTGGGGTCCGGCTCCGCAGGACCGTCACCAACGACAGGTCGGCGCCCCGCATCTTATGA
- the MTSS2 gene encoding protein MTSS 2 isoform X6, with translation METAEKECGALGGLFQAIVNDMKSSYPIWEDFNSKATKLHSQLRTTVLAAVAFLDAFQKVADMATNTRGGEGHGWRLGVPQGGPGGWKGRVEDGPERRCQAQDLEFRSLMEWAGRGKNEPLITRGMQAGVGATRDIGSALTRMCMRHRSIETKLRQFTNALLESLINPLQERIEDWKKAANQLDKDHAKEYKRARHEIKKKSSDTLKLQKKARKGKGDLQPQLDSALQDVNDMYLLLEETEKQAVRRALIEERGRFCTFITFLQPVVNGELTMLGEITHLQGIIDDLVVLTSEPHKLPPASEQVIKDLKGSDYSWSYQTPPSSPSSSSSRKSSMCSLAQPATTTTRLSSVSSHDSGFVSQDATYSKPPSPMPSDITSQKSSSSASSEASETCQSVSECSSPTSDWSKVGSHEQPSGATLQRRKDRVELLRDTEPGPASGGTLGPSGEEAPRPRMSPATIAAKHGEEVSPAASDLAMVLTRGLSLEHQKSSRDSLQYSSGYSTQTTTPSCSEDTIPSQGSDYDCYSVNGDADSEGPTEFDKSSTIPRNSNIAQNYRRLIQTKRPASTAGLPTATGLPSGAPPGVATIRRTPSTKPTVRRALSSTGPIPIRPPIVPVKTPTVPDSPGYVGPTRAGSEECVFYTDEAASPLAPDLAKASPKRLSLPNTAWGSPSAEAAGYPGAGAEDEQQQLAANRHSLVEKLGELVAGAHALGEGQFPFPTALSATPTEETPTPPPAATSDPPAEDMLVAIRRGVRLRRTVTNDRSAPRIL, from the exons ATGGAGACGGCGGAGAAGGAATGCGGTGCCCTGGGCGGGCTCTTCCAGGCCATCGTGAACGACATGAAG AGCTCCTACCCCATCTGGGAGGACTTCAACTCCAAGGCCACGAAGCTGCATTCCCAGCTGAG GACCACCGTGCTGGCTGCTGTGGCCTTCCTGGATGCCTTCCAGAAAGTGGCTGACATGGCTACCAACACCCGAGGTGGGGAGGGGCATGGCTGGAGGTTGGGGGTGCCCCAGGGTgggcctggaggctggaaagGCAGAGTAGAGGATGGGCCAGAGAGAAGATGCCAAGCCCAGGACCTTGAGTTCCGTTCCTTAATGGAATGGGCTGGTCGTGGAAAGAATGAGCCCCTCATCACAAGAGGCATGCAAGCAGGAGTAG GGGCCACGCGGGACATCGGCTCGGCGCTCACGCGCATGTGCATGCGCCACCGCAGCATTGAGACCAAGCTGCGGCAGTTCACCAA CGCGCTGCTGGAAAGCCTCATCAACCCACTGCAGGAGCGCATCGAGGACTGGAAGAAGGCGGCCAACCAGCTGGATAAGGACCACGCGAAAG AGTACAAACGAGCCCGGCATGAGATCAAGAAGAAGTCGTCCGACACACTCAAGCTACAAAAGAAGGCGCGCAAAG gGAAAGGagacctgcagccccagctggaCAGTGCCCTACAAGACGTCAACGACATGTACCTGCTGCTGGAGGAGACGGAGAAGCAGGCTGTGCGCCGGGCGCTGATCGAGGAGCGGGGCCGCTTCTGCACCTTCATCACCTTCCTGCAGCCCGTGGTG AACGGAGAGCTGACCATGCTGGGAGAGATCACCCACCTGCAGGGCATCATCGATGACTTGGTGGTGCTGACCTCGGAACCCCACAAGCTGCCTCCCGCCAGTGAGCAG GTAATCAAAGACCTAAAAGGCTCGGACTACAGCTGGTCCTACCAGACCCCACCCTCCTCACCCAGCAGCTCCAGCTCCCGAAAGTCCAGCATGTGCAG CCTGGCGCAGCCAGCCACTACCACCACTCGCCTCTCCAGCGTCTCCTCCCATGACTCTGGCTTCGTCTCCCAGGACGCCACCTACTCCAAGCCCCCCTCGCCTATGCCTTCAGACATCACCAGCCAG AAGTCCTCCAGCTCCGCATCCTCCGAGGCCTCGGAAACCTGCCAGTCTGTTAGCGAGTGCAGCTCCCCCACCTCG GACTGGTCCAAGGTTGGCTCCCATGAGCAGCCCTCGGGTGCCACTCTGCAGCGGAGGAAGGACCGAGTGGAGCTCCTGCGAGACACAGAGCCAGGTCCTGCCAGTGGGGGCACCCTGGGCCCCAGTGGGGAAGAAGCACCTCGACCCCGGATGTCCCCTGCCACCATCGCAGCCAAG CATGGCGAGGAGGTGTCCCCCGCAGCCAGTGACCTAGCAATGGTGCTGACACGCGGCCTGAGCCTGGAGCACCAGAAGAGCAGCCGGGACTCCCTGCAGTACTCCAGCGGCTACAGCACACAGACCACCACGCCCTCCTGCTCTGAGGACACCATCCCCTCCCAAG GCTCCGACTACGACTGCTACTCCGTGAACGGGGACGCGGACAGCGAGGGCCCGACAGAGTTCGACAAGTCGTCCACCATCCCGCGCAACAGCAACATCGCCCAGAACTACCGCCGCCTCATCCAGACCAAGCGCCCGGCCTCCACCGCGGGGCTGCCCACAGCCACCGGCCTGCCCTCGGGCGCACCCCCCGGCGTGGCCACCATCCGCCGCACGCCCTCCACCAAACCCACCGTGCGCCGCGCCCTGTCCAGCACTGGCCCCATCCCCATCCGGCCGCCCATCGTCCCTGTGAAGACGCCCACGGTGCCTGACTCACCTGGCTACGTGGGGCCCACGCGAGCGGGAAGCGAGGAGTGTGTCTTCTACACCGACGAGGCCGCCTCACCCCTGGCTCCGGACCTCGCCAAGGCCTCTCCGAAGAGGCTCAGCCTGCCCAACACAGCCTGGGGCAGCCCGTCCGCAGAGGCAGCCGGGTACCCCGGGGCTGGGGCCGAGGACGAGCAGCAGCAGCTGGCGGCCAACAGGCACAGCCTGGTGGAGAAGCTGGGGGAGCTGGTGGCGGGCGCCCACGCACTGGGCGAGGGCCAGTTCCCCTTCCCCACTGCCCTGTCGGCCACCCCCACGGAGGAGACGCCGACCCCGCCTCCTGCCGCCACCAGCGACCCCCCAGCCGAAGACATGCTCGTGGCTATCCGGCGTGGGGTCCGGCTCCGCAGGACCGTCACCAACGACAGGTCGGCGCCCCGCATCTTATGA